Below is a window of Lytechinus variegatus isolate NC3 chromosome 4, Lvar_3.0, whole genome shotgun sequence DNA.
TGGTTCATTGTtgcatatcaattaattttttattgCTTATATGCATTCCAAATATTTGGACTCAAGCAACATAGCAAACCTTTGGAacttctgtatttttttaaataacagcCATGCTTTATGCTTAAATCTTTACCctaaaacttaattttttttattccattaattgattattttattcatttatttatttattcattcatttatttatttatgtatgtattcatttatttatttaatctttGTATTGAATTTCAGGTGATTCGCGCTTATCCCTCTTGCTGTTCacgtttttattttattctctttttttgcaaTCTGAATTAATAGTACATATTTCTGTTAAATAAATGAGCTGCATAATCACTTTTATTTAGAatgattaaattgaattaatgtATGTCTCACACCATGTAAACATTTTGGGAATATATTTTCAAGCTTTGTCTTGGTGGATCGTTATATACTTTAattgattgttgtttttttgccaTTTCTATATGACGAAAAGTGCCATTTTAGTGTATGTGAGAGAGTTAATCATCCACATATTGCAAGATGAAAGAACAATTATTTTCAATCGGTTAGCTTTTATGACAAATGATAGTTATTTATTATTCCCTGAACTTCATGTATCCTAAATTATACGAGTGAGTGTAGCTACCgagaaaagatatatatatttcattaattcttCTAGCTTGTTCATTTATCTTCCGCACATGGAAAAATATGCAGCCTCTTCCAATGAACGGATATATAATTTTATGacaaatttttcaaaagtaCTTTAATTTGCACCCCGCGTAATAATAAATGCTAATGAAGCTCAGCGAGCGATGAATGCAACAGCCATTTAATAAAAagatgcatatttttttcataagcaattattaaagaagaaaatgaataagCATTGAAACCCCCCTCTAATTTGACACCTTCACAGTAACTGCAAGCTATTTCTGTTTATGtcattttatgacattttatttagGAGCTATTCTCACCAATTGCTCAACATtttataaagtaaaataatGCGATGAGATAATTAGAACCAGTCTTTCAATTCATACCGAGTCGTTGGTATGTCGATGCCAACGTGAGATCCCGTCAGGTCACCAGAGGCGCCCTTTTTGAACTTGGGTATGAGGTGCAGACCTTAGTGGCCCATAGGAGCAGAACTTAAGAAAATGGTACCCATGTATTAAGGGGGTGCAGGACATAGACATGCTAATCATGTTTATGGTTTATCATAAGAATTATCCCTTTTGACATTAAAAAGTACACGACCAATGGATTTTAAAATACCTGTGTGTTAtgatattattgaaaatatcattcaacGAATttggatttctttaaaaaacaaaagaacatcAATGTTTAAGGATTTCATGTGATGGCATGGAAATGTCCCCATCAATTGGTTTATGGAGAAAGTAAGATATCAGTTCAGCTCCTTCAATCACTGCAAGGTGCCTGCCAATGCCAAGACTTTCCAGAAGGTTCGCAATATTTCCTGGGAAAATCGTAAGGGCATCGTATGGGCTCTGTTTTGGAGCAGTGGCGATCATACGAGCTGATGATTTGGCAGTCAAATGAAAACGTGGGAGGTGCGGGAAGATTACTCGACACCGTGGTGACTATACAGCTATTAAAAACGATTTTGAATTATCATTTGTACCAATTTTGCTCTTTGCAGATACAACACTTCTATCTATACAAGTAACAAGAcaagataaaacaaataaaagtggttGATGACCGTCTGAGGAACATTGCGAAACACCATTTCTCTTGCCTGACTATGCTGACATACAATTTGTTAAGAATTTCTTAGTcctaaagatatttttttcaagtgctctgtcagaaaaaaaggaaatctttAAACCCCGAAAACAGATTGACATTCTACTGGAATTCCTGTATCAAACAAGCTGATTTGAACATATTAACATTCGGATCCCCCTTACAGTGAAATTCGGGTAGATTATTTGTAATAATGGCTAGATCTACTTTTATAATAACTATGTTATTTGTAAATTTCATGATTGGAATGGCCAAGAACGGGACTTCGGAACCTGTAGATGTAACCGTGGAAACGCTCAACCCAAACACAACAGTATCCCACCTGTTAACAAACGGCGATGCTATGACTTCATCAATGGTACTTTCTACAGCAATACCCGACGTGACAAGGGCAGCAAGTAGCCAAGCATCTCATTCGGCTAAATCTTCAGGTCATCGGCAATCAGCTGAATCTGTGTCCGTAGAATCCTCGGAAGGAGTCAGTAGCTCTACAAACGGGCCTGGTAGTAAACGCGACTCAACTGAGAGCTTCGTGACTGATAAAGCGACGGTGGTTCTGTGGAGCTGGGGTTCGATCACGTGGTCCTGGTGGTCATCAATGACACTGGTATCCTCCATTCTTGGAATCATGGGTAATCTTCTGGTAATCATAGTCATCTGGCAACGAAGGATGATGAGTCGTTCCACTGACACCCTCATTGGGTCCCTTGCTGTAGCTGATTTCTGCACATCTGTCTTCATTCTCCCGTTGCCTACAGCAATCACTGTTCCCTCCTCTATCCTGGGAGAGTTTTATTGCCGTTTTATCTTCACATCTTACTTCTTCTGGTTGTCTGTTGGGTCGTCAATCTACACCTTGACATTGATTTCCTTGGAACGACTCATAGCTGTGAAGTATCCTATCGAGTTCAGTCGTTTCTCAAGTAGACGTTACACGTCTCTAGCTGTTCTGTCAGTCTGGTCAATGGTCATGATCATTGATCTCTTTCTGATTCTTACAGCTTCTGTGGATGGTTCTGGACACACTTGCATCGTGAGGTTCAGATCGGTTGCCGGACAGTACTCCGTTGGCATATTGATCTTCATGGTATATTTTCTGGTCCCTACAACCGTCATGCTTCTAGCGCAAGCTGTCACTGCGTACATTCTTCACAAGAAGTCCAAGCGGTTCCATCGCGCCAAAGACCAAAACAGATCCAATCCGTCATACAATCTCTTGGTCGCCAAGAATCGTGTCATCAAGATGCTCTTCATGGTCGTCATGATATTCATCATATGCTGGGGTCCTAATAACATCGCTTATTTTCTATACAATGTCGGTGTTATAAGTCCGAGCTACCTTTATGGTGAAACAAATCAGATTCTTACGTTGTTGGCGTTCTACAACTCGTGTCTGAATCCCATCGTCTACACCGTCCGACATCAGAAATTCCGTGCTGCTATCCGCGGATTGTTCACGGGCTCCAAAACGGAGAAGGATGCTCTGTTCGAATACAAAACAGATGCAAAACCTACTTCTCAATTCaaggaagaaaaagaaccaAAGGTATAAAATACAGTCACGTTGAAAATAAGGTCTTACATTCGGGAGTTTTTCTCAAGGCTGCACGTAGAATTACACATGAACCAAAGGGGGATCGAACATTTTACCCAGTGCTAcagcaaaatataaaatgttttaaCTCCCGTTTGCTGTAGTTGAAATACCACTTTTGGAAATTAAAGTTCACCTTCTTTGATTCCATCTTCATCTAAAAGTTTAATTAGGGTTGTTGGGCATTCATTCGAAACAAAAAGGGAGGTTTTGGGACATATCTAAAGATAAACGTGTTCCAGTCGTTCGAAACGAGCAGATTTCACACAAACTGACAAACGTTCAATCATTAGTTTATTCCTGATCAGTTTGTGCAATAGTCAGTTGAGCAACAGTCAGTTGGTTTCACACATGCggctcttttattttttttttcttctaggCCTAAACAGTTTCGACAAAGTTTAAATCAAAATCCAGCAGAAATTGATCACAATTTAATACGCATGCCTAACGAACCGATAAGAGTTGAGCTCAATTTCAAATTGTGTTCTATATAACTTTATTGTTACTCTTTGTAAGCATTTTAAGATCGGGTAAGGAATTGACCCTAATGAGCGCTAATGAGTGgaattttgtattctttgtaaCAATTAGTTTTTAAGTCAGGATTCCTAGttatattttaatgaaacagGGGATTGTTCCCTCACACATATTTCTATCAATTACCAACTGCTAACCGGAGAGTGCGCTATGCTAAAATTGCTCTTGGACTTTGGAATGTTTTGAcctgcaaaaaacaaaaaaaaaacacgccgACTGAGGCGTCTTGCAATAGACCATTTTGTAGTTATGTCAtgggcagatttcaaagcaagatattatgcaaGCATGCCTTACAAAGCAGGGTGACGAAATTCAATACCAGGTggatctaataaaaaaaaacacaattcaataGAATATAGAAATAATCACGTTGATGTATTCAGTACAAATGATCTTGTTCTGATTATGCACAGAGTGGAACTACGGAATGGCTTATTCGCACTGATTTGCATTGACTTGCACTCGTAAAGgtgtagaagaagaagaagaaaaaggtagagaagaagaaaaaaagaagaagaatgaggaggagaaggagaaaaagaagaagacgaaggagtgaagaagaagaagaggaagaagaagaacaaagaaagagaagaaataaagatagaaagaaagaagaaagacagacagacaaaaagaaataaagaaagggagagagaaagaaagaatggagaGGGTGGGAAAAGAATACTATGAAGGAAATTAATGAATACGTGAAGTCAAAGAGCAGGGGCTAATGAAGATTAAAAATTAAAGATTAGctctacaaaaatatatatatatatataccaaaaTTGAACGCGGACAGCGATCTGAAAAAGAAGCACAAACatgaaaggatggaaggaaaggcTGGAAGGCAAtgttacgatgatgatgaattatAGTTGTGATCACTTataatacatatacataatTCGTGTAAATAATTACATGTTTCATTAACCGTgttatttgtttaattgttgTTACTGTCACATTTCACGGTTTTTCACATGCCTATTTTGAGATGGAGTAATCAAATTGAGAACGTCGTCATATAGGTTTGTTTTAAATAGATCTTGATAAGAAGTTCCTGAAGCACTGAAATTTCAAATCTTAAGTAAATAAGCATTATGCAAATGCGTTTGCTGCATGGGTCCCATTTACCTATACCACGTGAAATAACAGTGGTTTTAGTTGCAATTGTGTTGTCCACGTTGTTTAAATGCCAAATGAGGATTGATTTCGACATGCCATTTGCATGTTGCGTCTTCAAAAATGTATTCGTTCACAGATCAATACTTATATTGCACGTAAGTTTATAGCAAATCGTTTAATAACGTGTATTGGCATATTCGCTTGCTTTGTGATATTCTCctttaaggcgctgtcacaccttggcgttttagacagtgTATGTCCGACGTATGatgaatttggcgaatacgctggcgtacgtcgaatacgttacgggtaagttttgcatacgttgagagtacgctaaaaaacgctggtatacgtcgtcatacggcgaggtcgtcgaaaaattttgtgcaagcacaaaatttttcgacgtatgccagcgtatggctcatacgtcccgcatacgcgggccataagttgtaggcaagttacgcgatcgttgatacacgttgacacacgttactcgtaagttactcataagtcgatgtacgtcgagataatgtccagcgtaccctaaaacttctaacctatgagtaacgtgctttgaacgtatgtgtaacttaactccaacgtatattgacgtatgaagacgtgctccggacgaccacaaaacttactgaacgtgtttataacttacagctaccgtataatggcgtattgacaacgtttataggaattggtatataaaggtggtgTTCACAGGAGGCAGCGTTCTTCgaagttttcttcggcatggcggtggtgttgataggctacgacacgtgttcgtcagcgatacgctgccgcgcgctatgcgtaagttaggctatcgtagggcataagttgtgtacgccagcaatacgctaagcattcgttggaatacgttacttataagttaacgaagcgttcgatataagttactaatacgttatgtatacgtccaactcgttatgaatacgctaagtatacgcccagagttgaaaaaaatcaaagttcagcgtatgccgacgttttagagaaattttgatacgtcgggcatacgctgtctaaaacgccaaggtgtgacagcgccataaggatagattttgaaaaaaagacattCAATCGCATAAATTTCTATTTAATGTCCTTTACTTTTGTCAATTTGGTTCTTCATTTAAGAAATggattcatgtattttattcaaatgcTTCTTCTTTTGTAACAGTGAATGGTTTTTGTACACAAAGGTTTAACTTATACCATgatcacatttgctctacggcggccgtacgcgcgtttccgttttacaccctggcgaaggcattttccggaaaagtagccaaaaagcgactagttaagagtctacgtctacgtttgtttacattatcagctgggcgcgcgatccaaagtccgcgccgaagttatccgcagaacataccgtaaatgcagctgagcttatactttccaggttcaatacgaatgtttgccttgatcatttgccttgccgatttgctgatgtctgtctttctctctatctgtctatctatctctcaaattctatctctatctatctatgtaactgcagtatctatctatatctaataatcttctctgtctctctcattctttatctaacatctcaaattctctcactctctctatctatccatccatctgtctgtctttctctatttctctctatctatttatctatctattttttaactatctatctgttaatttgttaatattctttgtctctctcattctttatctttctatctatctatctgtctctcaaattctctatctctctccttctctagcatctgtctgtcttttttctctctttctctttgtccgtccatatttct
It encodes the following:
- the LOC121412984 gene encoding trace amine-associated receptor 7a-like, with translation MAKNGTSEPVDVTVETLNPNTTVSHLLTNGDAMTSSMVLSTAIPDVTRAASSQASHSAKSSGHRQSAESVSVESSEGVSSSTNGPGSKRDSTESFVTDKATVVLWSWGSITWSWWSSMTLVSSILGIMGNLLVIIVIWQRRMMSRSTDTLIGSLAVADFCTSVFILPLPTAITVPSSILGEFYCRFIFTSYFFWLSVGSSIYTLTLISLERLIAVKYPIEFSRFSSRRYTSLAVLSVWSMVMIIDLFLILTASVDGSGHTCIVRFRSVAGQYSVGILIFMVYFLVPTTVMLLAQAVTAYILHKKSKRFHRAKDQNRSNPSYNLLVAKNRVIKMLFMVVMIFIICWGPNNIAYFLYNVGVISPSYLYGETNQILTLLAFYNSCLNPIVYTVRHQKFRAAIRGLFTGSKTEKDALFEYKTDAKPTSQFKEEKEPKV